Sequence from the Streptomyces sp. NBC_00440 genome:
CGCCGCGAACGGCTCGTCCATCAGCAGGATCTCGGGCTCCACGGCCAGGGCGCGGGCGATGGCGACGCGCTGGCGCATACCGCCGGAGAGGGCCGCGGGGTAGGCGTCGGCGAAGTCGGCAAGGCCGATACGGGCCAGCCAGTCGCGGGCGCGGCGGTCGGCCTCCTTGCGCGGTACGCGCTGGATGTCGAGGCCGAACCGGACGTTGGCCAGGACGTTCTTCCAGTCGTAGATGCCGTAGTCCTGGAAGATCATCGCGGCCGGGCGGGCGGACGTGGTGCGGATGGCCAGCTCACCGGTGCTGGGGCGCAGCAGTCCGGCCGCGATCCGCAGCAGGGTGGACTTGCCGCAGCCCGACGGTCCGACGATGCAGGTGAACTCGCCGGGGGCGATGTCCAGATCGATGGGTCCGAGGGCGTCCAGGGCAGTGCGGCCGCGGCCGAAGGCGCGGGTGAGGGACCGGGCGTGGAGTTTCACGGACCGGTCGGGTGCTGGTTCGGGGGTGAGTGGGGGCGGGTGCGGGTCTCCCACGGGATATCTCCTTGCGGAGGGTGCGGACGGATGATCGCCGCAGGATATGACGGGTCGTCAGATACCGGAAGGGGCGTGCACGCACGACGAAGCCCCGGGGGATGTTCGCCCCGGGGCTTCGCTGGAGGTGCGGGTGTGGGTCAGGCTGCGGCGCAGGCCGGGCAGATGCCCCGGTATGTCACCTCTACGTCGGAGATCGTGAAGCCGAAGCGCTCCGCGTCCGGGAGGTCCGTCAGGGGGTTGCCCGCGGGGTGCACATCACGGATGGAGCCGCACTGGGCGCAGACCAGGTGCTGGTGCGGCCGGTGTGCGTTCGGGTCGTACCGCTTGGCGCGGCGGTCCGTGGAGACCTCGATCACCTCGCCGAGGACGACCATCTCGCCCAGGGTGTTGTAGACCGTTGCCCGGGAGATCTCCGGCAGCCTCGACGCGGCGCGGGCGTGCACCTCGTCGGCGGTCAGATGCACGTGGTCCCCGTCGAGGACCTCGGCCACGACGCGGCGCTGGGCGGTCATCCGCCAGCCGCGGTCGCGCAGGCGTTCCAACAGGTCACTCATAAGGCCCAGCCTAACAGGAGAGAGGGTCGAGTCCCGAACTGGTGTGACTTTGGACTATCACTTGACTTAGACAAAGTCCATCGTAGGATCAGGAACGGCACACGCCAAGGGACAGGACCTATCAGGTATGACGCAGGAGGCGCTCGTGACGCAGGGACCACTCACCACGGAGACCGGAGCTCCGGTAGGCGACAACCAGAACAGCGAGACCGCGGGCGCCGGCGGTCCCGTTCTGGTTCAGGATCAGCTGCTCCTCGAAAAGCTCGCGCACTTCAACCGTGAGCGCATCCCGGAGCGCATCGTGCACGCCCGCGGTGCCGGTGCGTACGGCACCTTCACGCTGACCCGCGACGTCTCGCAGTGGACGCGCGCGAAGTTCCTCTCCGAGGTCGGCAAGCAGACCGAGACCTTCCTGCGTTTCTCGACCGTGGCGGGCAACCTCGGCTCGGCGGACGCGGTGCGCGACCCCCGCGGCTTCGCGCTGAAGTTCTACACGGAGGAGGGGAACTACGACCTGGTCGGGAACAACACACCCGTCTTCTTCATCAAGGACGCCATCAAGTTCCCCGACTTCATCCACACCCAGAAGCGCGACCCGTACACCGGTTCGCAGGAGGCCGACAACGTCTGGGACTTCTGGGGCCTCAGCCCCGAGTCGACCCACCAGGTGACGTGGCTCTTCGGTGACCGCGGTATCCCGGCGTCGTTCCGCCACATGAACGGGTACGGCTCGCACACGTACCAGTGGAACAACGCGGCCGGCGAGGCCTTCTGGGTCAAGTACCACTTCAAGACCGACCAGGGGATCAAGAACCTCACCACCGACGAGGCCAACCGCCTCTCGGGTGTGGACCCCGACAGTCACCAGCGCGACCTGCGTGAGTCCATCGAGCGCGGTGAGTTCCCGTCCTGGACCGTGCAGATCCAGGTCATGCCGGCGGCCGACGCGGCCAACTACCGCTTCAACCCGTTCGACCTGACCAAGGTCTGGCCGCACGAGGACTACCCGCCGATCGAGATCGGCAAGCTGGAGCTCAACCGCAACCCGGAGAACATCTTCGCGGAGGTCGAGCAGTCCACCTTCTCGCCGGCCAACTTCGTTCCGGGCATCGGTCCTTCGCCCGACAAGATGCTGCAGGGCCGTCTCTTCGCGTACGGCGACGCCCACCGCTACCGCGTCGGCATCAACGCCGACCACCTGCCGGTGAACCGCCCGCACGCCGCCGAGGCGAACACCAACTACCGGGACGGCGTGCTGTACGACGGCCGTCACAAGGGCACCAAGAACTACGAGCCGAACAGCTTCGGCGGCCCCTTCCAGACGGACCAGCCGCTCTGGAAGTCCACCCAGGTCAGCGGCGCCACGGGCAACCACCCGGCGCCGAGCCACGCGGAGGACGACGACTTCGTCCAGCCCGGCAACCTCTACCGTCAGATGACCGAGGACGAGAAGGGCAGGCTCGTCGAGAACCTGGCCGGCTTCATCTCGCAGGTCTCGCGGGACGACATCGCCGAGCGTGCGGTCAACAACTTCCGCCAGGCCGACGGTGACCTCGGCAAGCGGCTGGAGGCGGCGGTCCAGGCCCTGCGCGCCTGAACCGCGGTGGCCGGCCGGCGCGCCGGCTGAGCAGCAAGCCGGATGAGGGCCGGACCCCCGCGGGGGTCCGGCCCTTCCGGCTGCATCGACCCGTCCGGGCCGACGAGTTGACGGCGTCGGACGGACGGGTCAGCCGAGCAGGTCGGTCGGACGGGTGGCGTCGGGCGGGTCGGTCGGACGGATCAGGAGGAGACCAGCGCCGCGGCCTCGCGCCTGTCCGGCGCCCAGCAGCGGATGATGTCGCGCACCGACACGACGCCGACCGGGCCGACACCGTCGAGCACGATCAGATGGCGGAAGCCGCCGTTCGACATCGCCGCGGCCGCTTCCTCCAGGGTCCAGGAGGGCGCCGCGAAGACGACGTCCGTGGTCGTGTGGGCGCCCGCGGTCTCCCGGTCGGGGTCGAGGCCGCCGCCGACGGCGTTGAGGATGTCGCGCTCGGTGAGAATGCCGACCCCGCAGGTGTCGGGGTCGAGGACGACAGCCGCGCCGATACGGCGTGCGGACATCAGAGTGGCGGACTGTCGGAGCGTGTGCGCGGGGCCGATGGTGAGGACCACCGTGCTCATGGCGTCGCGGACGAGCATGGGGAGTGCCACCTCCTGGGGGAATCCAGCATGCGCCTGAATTCACAAGTTCACAAGTGGGGGGACTCTTAGAGTCGCATCAGCTCGTGAACCCGGCAAGGGTCCGGGAGGGTGAAGTCCTGGGCGGTTGTTCGTCGTTCAGTAGCGCTGGTTGAGATAGCCCAGCAGATCCTGGTGGAGCAGCCCGTTCGACGCGGCCGCGTTGCCGCCCTCGACCCCGCGCACCCCGTCCAGGCTGGTGAACTCGCCGCCGGCCTCCTGGACGACGATGGCGGTGGCCGCCATGTCCCAGAGCGAGAGCTCCGGCTCGGCGCAGATGTCCACCGAGCCCTCGGCGACCATCATGTACGGCCAGAAGTCCCCGTACCCACGGGTCCGCCAGCAGTCCCGGGTCAGATCCAGGAAGCCGTCGAGGCGCCCCTGCGCCTCCCAGCCGCCCAGCGAGGCGTACGCGAACGAGGCGTCCGAGACCTTGGAGACCTTGGAGACGTGCAGCCGGGTGGCCGAGGTCAGGCTGCGCCCGGTGTACGCGCCGCCGCCCTTCGCGGCCCACCAGCGGCGGCCGAGCGCCGGCGCGGAGACCACGCCGACCACCGGTTCGTGGCCCTCGTCGCCCGCCACGGCCAGGGAGATCAGGGTGGCCCAGACCGGGACCCCGCGTACGTAGTTCTTGGTGCCGTCGATCGGGTCGATGATCCAGCGACGGGGGCCCGTGCCCGACAGGCCGAACTCCTCACCGAGGATCGCGTCGCGGGGCCTGGCGCGCTGGAGCTGTCCGCGGATCAGCTCCTCGGCGCCCTTGTCGGCCTCCGTCACGGGGGTCATGTCCGGCTTCGTCTCGACCTTCAGGTCGAGGGCCTTGAACCGGTCCATGGTCGCCGCGTCGGCGGCGTCCGCGAGGACATGGGCGAGGCGCAGATCATCGTGGTAGTCGGGCATGGTCGTCACAGTATCCACCGGGCCCCCGATCGAGCCACAGGGCCCTGTCGGCGGCGGTGCGGCGCCAGGGCCACCCGGCCCGTCGCGGCGCTGGGTATTGACACCCCCGCGGCCTCCGTCAACTCTGAGCGCAGAGCCGTACCGCCCCCGGAGGCGACGATGCCCGCAGCGCGCGAATCCCTGCTCGACTCCGCCCTCGCGGCCCTCGCCGACCGCGACTGGCCCGGTGTGCGCATGGTGGATGTGGCGTCAGCGGCGGGGGTCTCCCGGCAGACCCTCTACAACGAGTTCGGAACCAAGGACGGCCTGGCCCGCGCCCTGGTGCGGCGGGAGGCCGACCGGTACCTCCAGGGCGTGGACCGGGCGCTGGCCGGGCCGGCCGCGGAGCGCGAGCGGATGGTGGCTGTCGCCGAGTGGACGGTCGCCGCCGCCCGTTCGCACCCGCTGGTCCGGGCGCTGCTGACCGGCTGCTGGTCCGGGCGGCTGC
This genomic interval carries:
- the hisN gene encoding histidinol-phosphatase translates to MPDYHDDLRLAHVLADAADAATMDRFKALDLKVETKPDMTPVTEADKGAEELIRGQLQRARPRDAILGEEFGLSGTGPRRWIIDPIDGTKNYVRGVPVWATLISLAVAGDEGHEPVVGVVSAPALGRRWWAAKGGGAYTGRSLTSATRLHVSKVSKVSDASFAYASLGGWEAQGRLDGFLDLTRDCWRTRGYGDFWPYMMVAEGSVDICAEPELSLWDMAATAIVVQEAGGEFTSLDGVRGVEGGNAAASNGLLHQDLLGYLNQRY
- a CDS encoding CBS domain-containing protein; the protein is MLVRDAMSTVVLTIGPAHTLRQSATLMSARRIGAAVVLDPDTCGVGILTERDILNAVGGGLDPDRETAGAHTTTDVVFAAPSWTLEEAAAAMSNGGFRHLIVLDGVGPVGVVSVRDIIRCWAPDRREAAALVSS
- a CDS encoding Fur family transcriptional regulator, producing the protein MSDLLERLRDRGWRMTAQRRVVAEVLDGDHVHLTADEVHARAASRLPEISRATVYNTLGEMVVLGEVIEVSTDRRAKRYDPNAHRPHQHLVCAQCGSIRDVHPAGNPLTDLPDAERFGFTISDVEVTYRGICPACAAA
- a CDS encoding catalase, with protein sequence MTQEALVTQGPLTTETGAPVGDNQNSETAGAGGPVLVQDQLLLEKLAHFNRERIPERIVHARGAGAYGTFTLTRDVSQWTRAKFLSEVGKQTETFLRFSTVAGNLGSADAVRDPRGFALKFYTEEGNYDLVGNNTPVFFIKDAIKFPDFIHTQKRDPYTGSQEADNVWDFWGLSPESTHQVTWLFGDRGIPASFRHMNGYGSHTYQWNNAAGEAFWVKYHFKTDQGIKNLTTDEANRLSGVDPDSHQRDLRESIERGEFPSWTVQIQVMPAADAANYRFNPFDLTKVWPHEDYPPIEIGKLELNRNPENIFAEVEQSTFSPANFVPGIGPSPDKMLQGRLFAYGDAHRYRVGINADHLPVNRPHAAEANTNYRDGVLYDGRHKGTKNYEPNSFGGPFQTDQPLWKSTQVSGATGNHPAPSHAEDDDFVQPGNLYRQMTEDEKGRLVENLAGFISQVSRDDIAERAVNNFRQADGDLGKRLEAAVQALRA
- a CDS encoding TetR/AcrR family transcriptional regulator, translated to MPAARESLLDSALAALADRDWPGVRMVDVASAAGVSRQTLYNEFGTKDGLARALVRREADRYLQGVDRALAGPAAERERMVAVAEWTVAAARSHPLVRALLTGCWSGRLPAPGPAPHRAGHSAGPYVPAQRRADSGPPAPGELIAAVRHRAALVLAAGHLDAEAADLVYRCEVAVRLALSHIVAPGDLTLDHLVRDAVVRAA
- a CDS encoding ABC transporter ATP-binding protein, translated to MGDPHPPPLTPEPAPDRSVKLHARSLTRAFGRGRTALDALGPIDLDIAPGEFTCIVGPSGCGKSTLLRIAAGLLRPSTGELAIRTTSARPAAMIFQDYGIYDWKNVLANVRFGLDIQRVPRKEADRRARDWLARIGLADFADAYPAALSGGMRQRVAIARALAVEPEILLMDEPFAALDAQLRTILQDELLELTQTTRTTALFITHSLEEAIVLGDRVLVMSARPGRIIAERRPPFPRPRSGDMRSTPEFTELKSELWELLRGEVRGEAVPA